The genomic stretch CGTCGGTATCAACGCCGCCCGGCGGGTTGACCGCGGCCACATCCACGTGAATACGGGCACCGTTATAGAGCGCCCTCAACTGTTCCAGAGATTCGGTTAGCTCGGTCGGCGCAGGCGCCCAGCTGACAAACTCGGCCAGGACGGAAGCACGGTAACCATAGATGCCGATATGCCGGAAATATCCGACATTATCCGGCAAGGCAGCGTCCAGCCCCGTCAGAGGTGTGCCCTCCTGCCACTGGTCCCGGGCCCACGGGATCGGCGCACGGCTGAAATAATGGGCGATCCCCCTGTGATCGAACACCACCTTGACCACATTGGGATTGAACACGTGCTCCGGATCGTGGATCCGCTCACACAGTGTGGCAATGGCGACTTCAGGATAAAACTCCAGATTGTCGGCCACCTGGTTGATCAGTTCGGGCGGGATCAGGGGCTCGTCACCCTGGACGTTAACGACCCGATGATCCGGTCCGAAACCCAGCACCCGTGCAACCTCCTCAAGGCGGTCTGTGCCGCTGGCGTGATTGGGTGATGTCATCACTACTTCTGCACCAAAGCCTTCGCATGCGGTCCGGATCCGATCATCGT from Marinobacter adhaerens HP15 encodes the following:
- the kdsB gene encoding 3-deoxy-manno-octulosonate cytidylyltransferase codes for the protein MSFTVVIPARYASSRLPGKPLADIAGKPMIQHVCERAAESRADRVVVATDDDRIRTACEGFGAEVVMTSPNHASGTDRLEEVARVLGFGPDHRVVNVQGDEPLIPPELINQVADNLEFYPEVAIATLCERIHDPEHVFNPNVVKVVFDHRGIAHYFSRAPIPWARDQWQEGTPLTGLDAALPDNVGYFRHIGIYGYRASVLAEFVSWAPAPTELTESLEQLRALYNGARIHVDVAAVNPPGGVDTDADLHRVRGWLEKRNSENG